A genome region from Paradevosia shaoguanensis includes the following:
- a CDS encoding ABC transporter permease, whose translation MTELLLTVFSATFFVTVIRTTTPLLFAALGGLISDLSGALNVALEGMMLVACLTAVVVSVYAPWYVAVLAALVAGGLLGAVMAFFHLKLKADIILVGFAVNIFATGATVYALTLATGGDKGTSINLPSKAVPAVDLSFLSAIPGIGPTLTAFLSGHSILSWLVALTVFLIWFFLYRTPWGLWLRGVGEYPAAPEAAGIAVNKVRAWSLIVSGALAGLGGAQLAMFNYIGFTREMTAGRGFIALGAVLLGARHPVGAMWAALLFGVFEALSVVMPNLFNWIPAELIHMIPFVVTVLALIAFSYRIQRRLRMRGLA comes from the coding sequence GTGACCGAACTCCTGCTCACCGTCTTCTCGGCGACCTTCTTCGTCACCGTTATCCGCACCACGACCCCGCTGCTCTTCGCGGCCCTGGGCGGCCTTATCTCTGACCTTTCGGGCGCGCTCAACGTGGCGCTCGAGGGCATGATGCTGGTGGCCTGCCTCACCGCCGTGGTGGTCTCGGTCTACGCGCCCTGGTACGTGGCCGTGCTCGCCGCCCTGGTCGCGGGCGGGCTGCTCGGCGCGGTGATGGCGTTCTTCCATTTGAAGCTCAAGGCCGACATCATCCTTGTCGGCTTCGCCGTCAACATCTTCGCCACCGGCGCCACCGTCTATGCGCTGACGCTGGCGACGGGCGGGGACAAGGGCACCTCGATCAACCTGCCCTCCAAGGCCGTGCCGGCCGTCGATCTTTCCTTCCTCTCCGCCATTCCGGGGATCGGACCGACGCTGACCGCCTTCCTTTCCGGCCACTCGATCCTGTCCTGGCTGGTGGCGCTCACCGTCTTCCTCATCTGGTTCTTCCTCTACCGCACGCCTTGGGGCCTGTGGCTGCGCGGCGTCGGCGAATATCCGGCGGCGCCTGAAGCGGCGGGTATTGCCGTCAATAAGGTGCGGGCCTGGAGCCTTATAGTTTCCGGTGCGCTGGCGGGACTGGGCGGCGCTCAACTGGCCATGTTCAACTATATCGGCTTCACCCGAGAAATGACGGCGGGCCGCGGCTTCATCGCGCTGGGCGCGGTGCTGTTGGGCGCGCGTCACCCGGTGGGCGCGATGTGGGCGGCCTTGCTCTTCGGCGTCTTCGAGGCGCTCTCAGTCGTGATGCCGAACCTCTTCAACTGGATTCCGGCCGAGCTCATCCACATGATCCCGTTCGTAGTGACGGTGCTGGCGCTCATCGCTTTCTCGTATCGCATCCAACGGCGGCTGCGCATGCGCGGCCTTGCCTGA
- a CDS encoding ABC transporter permease — protein sequence MSLTATAANPNSRWSLFRREALRGLAALVMALLVAFLVVLFTSKEPFEAMFQLLVAPLQKQRTIGLWIDDVAKLTVTGLAFSLVFQARQFSMGVQGQVYMGALAATYVAMSPLGTTWAAIPLCMVAATLAGAIYGFIPGYAKAKLGANEIVSSLMLNYIAIDIVNYLIRAQLSPPGKGLLMTDPFPKTAVFPALIANTRIDLGLIIAILCILGVWFALYRTSWGLKLRLVGHNPKFAEYSGIRSTFIMVSAMTVAGGLGGLLGSMFVNGQAFGKLTVLFEGGLAFEGILIAIVARSRPLAVPVVALFYGYLRQGAALMGIRTDVPAEVIGVVQAVIILLVASSFTVPGKKLIARLTRPAGEPPVPSKAQETQP from the coding sequence ATGAGCCTCACCGCCACCGCCGCCAATCCCAATTCCCGCTGGTCGCTGTTCCGCCGCGAGGCCCTGCGCGGGCTTGCCGCGCTCGTCATGGCGCTGCTCGTTGCCTTCCTGGTCGTGCTGTTCACGTCCAAGGAGCCGTTCGAGGCCATGTTCCAGCTCCTCGTCGCGCCGCTCCAGAAGCAGCGCACCATTGGCCTCTGGATCGATGACGTCGCCAAGCTCACGGTCACCGGGCTCGCCTTCAGCCTCGTCTTTCAGGCGCGGCAATTCTCGATGGGCGTCCAGGGCCAGGTCTATATGGGCGCGCTCGCCGCCACCTATGTGGCCATGTCCCCGCTCGGCACGACCTGGGCCGCCATTCCGCTCTGCATGGTCGCCGCGACATTGGCCGGCGCCATCTATGGCTTCATTCCCGGCTATGCCAAGGCCAAGCTCGGCGCCAACGAGATCGTCTCGTCGTTGATGCTCAACTATATCGCCATCGATATCGTCAATTACCTCATCCGTGCCCAGCTCTCGCCCCCGGGCAAGGGCCTGCTGATGACCGATCCCTTCCCCAAGACCGCCGTGTTCCCGGCGCTGATCGCCAATACCCGCATCGATCTGGGGCTCATCATCGCTATCCTGTGCATCCTGGGCGTGTGGTTCGCGCTCTACCGCACGAGCTGGGGCCTCAAACTGCGCCTTGTCGGGCACAATCCGAAATTCGCCGAATATTCCGGCATCCGCTCGACCTTCATCATGGTCTCGGCCATGACGGTGGCCGGCGGGCTGGGCGGACTGCTGGGCTCGATGTTCGTCAACGGCCAGGCTTTCGGAAAGCTCACGGTGCTGTTCGAGGGCGGCCTCGCCTTCGAGGGTATCCTCATCGCCATCGTCGCGCGCAGCCGCCCGCTGGCGGTGCCGGTCGTGGCGCTCTTCTATGGCTATCTGCGCCAGGGCGCGGCGCTGATGGGCATCCGCACCGACGTGCCGGCCGAAGTCATCGGCGTCGTCCAGGCGGTGATCATCCTCCTCGTCGCCTCCTCGTTCACAGTGCCGGGCAAGAAGCTGATCGCCCGCCTCACCAGGCCGGCGGGCGAGCCGCCCGTGCCCAGCAAGGCTCAGGAGACGCAGCCGTGA
- a CDS encoding YifB family Mg chelatase-like AAA ATPase yields the protein MVSRVMTVAFQGIEAVPVDVQAQISPGLPRFNIVGLADKAVKEASERVRAALFASGLGLPPKRITVNLAPADLPKEGTHFDLPIAMALMAAIGAMPQDALDGLLAVGELGLDGRLTATAGTLPAAIAAQARDLRLVCPSDAGPEAAWAGEDIDIIAPETLLGLLNHLAGHQLSARPVPQKRVEMGNLPDLAEVRGQEVARRALEVAAAGGHNLLMVGPPGAGKSMLASRLPSILPPLNPRELLDVSMIQSIAGELAGGALSDRRPFRAPHHSASMAALVGGGIKIRPGEASLAHNGVLFLDELPEFSPQVLDSLRQPLEAGESIIARANGRVAYPARFQLIAAMNPCKCGLAGTPGHVCRRGNACASEYQARLSGPFLDRIDIRIDVPAVTAADMIGARAAEPSAAVAQRVARARELQRERYLQHGAANVHTNAGASAALIEVVVDPDRESQDLLLRAAERFSLSARAYHRVLKVARTLADLAGSDKVKRPHIAEALGYRVSLLAS from the coding sequence ATGGTTTCGCGGGTGATGACGGTGGCGTTCCAGGGCATCGAGGCGGTGCCGGTGGACGTTCAGGCCCAGATTTCCCCTGGCCTGCCGCGCTTCAATATCGTCGGCCTCGCCGACAAGGCGGTCAAGGAAGCCAGTGAGCGCGTGCGTGCCGCCCTCTTCGCCTCCGGCCTTGGTCTGCCGCCCAAGCGCATAACCGTCAATCTCGCGCCCGCCGATCTTCCCAAGGAGGGCACGCATTTCGATCTCCCCATCGCCATGGCGTTGATGGCCGCAATCGGGGCCATGCCCCAGGACGCCCTCGACGGTCTCCTTGCGGTCGGCGAACTCGGCCTGGACGGCCGTCTCACCGCCACGGCTGGTACTCTCCCCGCCGCCATCGCCGCCCAGGCGCGCGACCTGCGGCTCGTCTGTCCCAGCGACGCCGGGCCCGAGGCTGCCTGGGCGGGCGAAGACATTGACATCATTGCGCCTGAAACTCTGCTCGGCCTCCTCAACCATCTTGCCGGCCATCAGCTCTCTGCCCGCCCCGTCCCGCAGAAGCGGGTCGAAATGGGCAACCTTCCTGATCTCGCTGAAGTCCGGGGGCAGGAAGTGGCTCGACGCGCGCTGGAGGTAGCTGCCGCCGGCGGGCACAATCTCCTCATGGTCGGGCCGCCCGGCGCTGGCAAGTCCATGCTGGCGTCTCGCCTCCCTTCGATCCTGCCACCGCTTAATCCACGAGAACTGCTCGACGTCTCGATGATCCAATCGATTGCTGGCGAACTGGCTGGCGGCGCCCTCTCGGATCGCCGGCCCTTCCGCGCACCCCACCACTCTGCCTCGATGGCGGCTTTGGTTGGCGGTGGCATCAAGATACGGCCAGGCGAAGCCAGCCTTGCTCATAACGGCGTGCTTTTCCTCGATGAGCTTCCCGAATTCTCCCCGCAGGTGCTCGATAGCCTGCGCCAACCGCTCGAAGCGGGTGAAAGCATCATTGCCCGCGCCAACGGCCGCGTCGCCTACCCTGCCCGCTTCCAGCTCATCGCAGCCATGAACCCCTGTAAGTGTGGCCTGGCCGGCACGCCTGGCCATGTCTGCCGCCGCGGCAATGCCTGCGCCAGCGAATACCAGGCGCGCCTTTCCGGCCCCTTCCTCGACCGCATCGATATCCGCATCGACGTGCCTGCGGTAACCGCCGCCGATATGATCGGTGCCCGCGCCGCCGAACCCTCCGCCGCCGTCGCGCAACGCGTTGCCCGCGCACGCGAGCTGCAGCGCGAACGCTATCTCCAGCACGGTGCCGCCAACGTCCACACCAATGCCGGTGCCAGTGCCGCGCTCATAGAGGTGGTGGTCGACCCCGATCGCGAAAGCCAGGATCTGCTGCTCAGGGCGGCAGAACGCTTTTCGCTCTCGGCGCGTGCCTATCATCGCGTGCTCAAAGTCGCTCGCACGCTGGCAGACCTCGCCGGCAGCGACAAGGTCAAGCGCCCCCATATTGCCGAAGCGCTCGGCTACCGCGTAAGCCTCCTGGCAAGCTGA
- a CDS encoding elongation factor G, producing the protein MRTLNLGILAHVDAGKTSLTERLLFNAGAIARLGSVDAGNTQTDSLDLERQRGITIRAAVASFVIGATRVNLLDTPGHPDFIAEVERVLGLLDAAIVVVSAVEGVQAQTRVLVRALKRLGVPFVFFINKVDRPGARYEGLLDDLAAQLSTRPLAMAETFEIGSKAAEVFPFAVENEAFRAVLRDRLTEEDDVLLADYVLAPESIDTGRLTDAMARQVAKCRLHPAYCGSAMTGIGVEPLLAAVDGLLPSRQPDPLAEIAGTVFKIERGWGGEKIAYVSLDAGTIRTRAMVELPNGPARVTGIEVFDSGQPHPQPSLAAGRIGRISGLSKARIGDKLGIDATSETRAYFAPPTLETRVMAKRPSENGALWLALSQMAEQDPLINLRRNEEADRVFVSLYGEVQKEVIQSMLLSEYGLDVAFEESTVICVERLVGTGEAIEVIGREPNPFLATIGLRIEPRPEGSGVSFALEADFGQMPASFYRAAEDTILETLRQGAFGWQVVDCHVAMIAVRHRAPESTAADFRNLAPLVVAQALATAGTLVCEPISRYRIEAPADALGGLLSILARSGAALTESSVIDGVGVLEGTISAADIHAVQQALPGLTGGAGSMESAFERYVPVTETPPTRQRIGANPFDRTEYMHALQHANG; encoded by the coding sequence ATGCGCACTTTGAATCTGGGCATTCTGGCCCATGTGGACGCGGGCAAGACTAGCCTTACCGAACGACTCCTCTTCAACGCCGGTGCGATCGCCAGACTTGGCAGCGTCGATGCCGGCAACACCCAGACCGATAGTCTCGACCTCGAGCGGCAACGCGGCATCACCATAAGGGCCGCGGTGGCTTCGTTCGTCATCGGCGCGACGCGGGTCAACCTGCTCGACACGCCGGGGCACCCCGATTTCATTGCCGAAGTCGAGCGGGTGCTGGGCCTGCTCGATGCGGCGATCGTCGTGGTCTCGGCGGTCGAAGGGGTGCAGGCGCAGACGCGGGTTCTTGTCCGAGCCCTCAAGCGACTCGGCGTGCCCTTCGTCTTCTTCATCAACAAGGTCGACCGGCCCGGCGCGCGGTATGAGGGCCTGCTAGATGACCTCGCCGCGCAATTGTCGACGCGACCACTGGCGATGGCAGAGACTTTCGAAATCGGCAGCAAGGCGGCAGAGGTCTTTCCCTTCGCTGTCGAAAACGAAGCCTTCCGTGCTGTGCTGCGGGACAGGCTTACAGAGGAAGATGACGTTCTGCTGGCTGACTACGTGCTGGCGCCGGAAAGCATCGACACCGGACGGCTGACGGATGCCATGGCTCGGCAGGTAGCCAAGTGCCGGTTGCATCCGGCCTATTGCGGCTCGGCCATGACCGGCATTGGCGTCGAGCCTTTGCTGGCAGCCGTCGACGGCCTGCTTCCGAGCCGGCAGCCTGATCCTCTGGCGGAGATTGCAGGAACGGTGTTCAAGATCGAACGGGGCTGGGGTGGCGAGAAGATCGCCTATGTCTCCCTAGACGCCGGCACGATCCGCACCCGGGCTATGGTTGAGCTTCCAAACGGGCCGGCGCGGGTCACCGGGATCGAGGTATTCGACAGTGGCCAGCCGCATCCGCAGCCGAGCCTTGCAGCAGGCCGGATCGGCAGGATCAGTGGGCTCTCCAAGGCACGCATCGGCGACAAGCTGGGGATAGACGCGACATCGGAAACACGAGCCTATTTTGCGCCACCGACGCTCGAGACCCGGGTGATGGCCAAGCGGCCGTCGGAGAATGGAGCCCTCTGGCTGGCGCTGAGCCAGATGGCCGAACAGGACCCGCTGATCAACCTGCGGCGCAACGAGGAAGCAGATCGCGTCTTCGTCTCGCTCTACGGGGAAGTGCAGAAGGAAGTCATCCAGTCGATGTTGCTGAGCGAATACGGGCTCGACGTGGCCTTCGAGGAAAGCACCGTGATCTGCGTAGAGCGGCTTGTTGGCACGGGAGAGGCGATCGAGGTAATCGGACGCGAACCCAACCCCTTCCTTGCAACAATCGGGTTGCGGATCGAGCCGCGGCCGGAAGGGTCGGGGGTCAGTTTCGCGCTCGAAGCCGATTTCGGGCAGATGCCGGCGAGTTTTTATCGCGCGGCCGAGGACACAATCCTCGAAACGCTCAGGCAGGGGGCGTTCGGCTGGCAGGTGGTCGATTGCCACGTCGCCATGATCGCCGTTCGGCATCGCGCACCCGAGAGCACGGCGGCCGACTTCCGCAACCTCGCCCCGCTAGTCGTGGCGCAGGCCCTGGCAACCGCCGGTACGTTGGTATGCGAGCCGATCAGTCGCTATCGCATCGAAGCGCCGGCCGATGCATTGGGCGGGTTGCTGTCGATTTTGGCGCGGAGCGGCGCGGCGCTGACAGAGTCTTCAGTGATAGACGGCGTAGGCGTGTTGGAGGGAACGATTTCAGCCGCCGATATTCATGCCGTCCAGCAGGCGCTGCCGGGCCTTACAGGTGGCGCAGGAAGCATGGAGAGCGCGTTCGAGAGATATGTTCCGGTGACCGAGACGCCGCCGACGCGGCAGAGGATCGGCGCGAACCCGTTCGACAGGACTGAGTACATGCACGCCTTGCAGCACGCGAACGGCTAG
- a CDS encoding ABC transporter ATP-binding protein, translating into MAPLLEAIGIGKTYPGGTVANDGVNLTVNAGEVHAVVGENGAGKSTLMKILFGIERPDRGELRLEGKPVSFTNPREAIDAGIGMVFQHFSLVPSFSVYENVVLGSEPRAGVRFDRAKAIAEVRALSEKFRLSVDPLPPVGSLPVGQQQRVEILKALYRNARILILDEPTAVLAPQEVNELFVAIRSLVAQGRTVIFIAHKLPEVLEISDSITVMRAGKTVGQVKAKEVTEQSLATLMVGREVALKVDRADTDQSRRVCAVENVTILNERGTAVCSDLTLNVHSGEIVGLVGVEGNGQAELLEAVAGLRPVAAGKIDLEGSDIVPLSVLERRGAGLASIPEDRIASGLATGASVAENLVSTRLDDRRYVRNGLLDLKAISANAKKLIERYSIRVSGPNAAVGTLSGGNMQKVVVARELSEQPKLLLVSQPTRGVDLGATQFIWRSITDARDGGAAVLLSSADLSELLALSDRLLVFYRGKIVAAFLNRGDLAPETLGTYMLGLSAQTPEEMQAGLK; encoded by the coding sequence ATGGCTCCACTTCTCGAGGCGATCGGGATCGGCAAGACCTATCCCGGTGGGACCGTGGCCAACGATGGCGTGAACCTGACGGTCAATGCCGGGGAAGTTCACGCGGTGGTCGGCGAAAACGGCGCCGGCAAATCGACGCTGATGAAGATCCTTTTCGGCATCGAACGCCCCGATCGCGGCGAATTGCGCCTCGAGGGCAAGCCGGTGAGCTTCACCAATCCGCGCGAAGCCATCGATGCCGGCATCGGCATGGTGTTCCAGCACTTTTCCCTCGTGCCGTCCTTCTCCGTCTATGAAAACGTCGTGCTGGGCTCCGAACCGCGCGCCGGCGTCAGGTTCGACCGCGCCAAGGCCATTGCCGAAGTGCGCGCGCTTTCCGAAAAATTCCGCCTCTCGGTCGATCCGCTGCCGCCCGTCGGCTCGCTGCCCGTGGGCCAGCAGCAGCGCGTCGAAATCCTCAAGGCGCTCTATCGCAATGCCCGCATCCTGATCCTGGACGAACCCACCGCCGTGCTGGCGCCGCAGGAGGTTAACGAGCTTTTCGTGGCCATCCGTTCGCTGGTCGCGCAGGGCCGGACCGTCATCTTCATCGCCCACAAGCTCCCCGAAGTGCTCGAGATTTCCGACAGCATCACCGTGATGCGCGCCGGCAAGACCGTGGGGCAGGTCAAGGCGAAGGAAGTCACCGAACAGAGCCTGGCCACCCTCATGGTCGGGCGCGAAGTGGCGCTCAAGGTCGATCGCGCCGATACCGACCAGAGCCGGCGCGTCTGCGCCGTCGAGAACGTCACCATCCTCAACGAACGCGGCACCGCCGTTTGCTCGGACCTGACGCTCAACGTCCATTCCGGCGAGATCGTCGGTCTTGTCGGCGTCGAGGGCAATGGACAGGCCGAACTGCTCGAAGCGGTGGCGGGCCTGCGCCCGGTGGCCGCCGGCAAGATCGACCTCGAAGGCAGCGATATCGTGCCGCTTTCGGTGCTCGAACGGCGCGGAGCGGGCCTGGCCTCGATCCCGGAGGATCGCATCGCCTCGGGCCTCGCCACCGGCGCTTCGGTGGCCGAAAACCTGGTGTCGACGCGGCTCGACGACAGGCGCTATGTCCGCAATGGCCTACTCGATCTCAAGGCCATCTCGGCCAATGCCAAAAAACTCATCGAGCGTTATTCCATCCGCGTCTCCGGCCCCAATGCCGCCGTCGGCACACTTTCGGGCGGCAACATGCAGAAGGTCGTGGTGGCGCGCGAGCTTTCCGAGCAGCCCAAACTCCTGCTCGTGAGCCAGCCGACGCGCGGCGTCGACCTGGGCGCGACGCAATTCATCTGGCGCTCCATCACCGATGCGCGCGATGGCGGGGCGGCGGTGCTGCTGTCCTCGGCCGACCTTTCCGAACTCCTGGCCCTTTCCGATCGCCTGCTGGTCTTCTACCGCGGCAAGATCGTGGCGGCCTTCCTCAACCGCGGCGACCTCGCGCCCGAAACGCTGGGCACCTACATGCTCGGGCTTTCGGCCCAGACGCCCGAAGAAATGCAGGCAGGCCTCAAATGA
- the gshB gene encoding glutathione synthase, producing the protein MSLKVAVQMDPIASINPRGDSTFAMMLEAQARGHEIVYYTPDTLGLRDNRVSASVAPVKVFDKPKGEHFELGEFSRIDLSTCDVVLMRQDPPFDMNYITLTHLLERIHPKTLVVNPPAAVRNAPEKILVTEFPELMPPTLVTKDRDLIYAFRKEHGNIIVKPLYGNGGAGVFFIQEGDHNLASLLELFDQNYREPYMIQRYLPEVRNGDKRIILVDGEPVAGLNRIPAEGEARSNMHVGGRPELSPLTERELEICRTIGPALKERGMIFVGIDVIGDYLTEINVTSPTGIREIKRFGGPDIAVLIWDAIEKRRAA; encoded by the coding sequence ATGAGCCTCAAAGTCGCCGTGCAGATGGACCCCATCGCCTCGATCAATCCGCGTGGCGATTCGACTTTTGCCATGATGCTGGAGGCTCAGGCGCGCGGGCACGAGATCGTCTACTATACGCCCGACACGCTGGGCCTGCGCGACAATCGGGTCTCAGCCAGCGTCGCGCCCGTCAAGGTCTTCGATAAGCCCAAGGGTGAGCATTTCGAGCTAGGCGAATTTTCGCGCATCGATCTCTCCACCTGTGATGTAGTCCTGATGCGCCAGGACCCGCCCTTCGACATGAACTACATCACGCTCACGCACCTGCTTGAGCGCATCCACCCGAAGACTCTGGTCGTCAATCCGCCGGCTGCTGTCCGCAATGCGCCCGAAAAAATCCTCGTCACCGAATTTCCGGAACTGATGCCGCCGACCCTCGTCACCAAGGATCGCGATCTCATCTATGCCTTCCGCAAGGAGCACGGGAATATCATCGTCAAGCCGCTTTACGGCAATGGCGGCGCAGGCGTCTTCTTCATCCAGGAGGGCGATCACAACCTCGCCTCGCTCCTTGAACTCTTCGACCAGAACTACCGCGAACCCTACATGATCCAGCGCTACCTCCCCGAGGTGCGTAACGGCGACAAGCGCATCATCCTTGTCGATGGCGAACCGGTGGCCGGTCTAAACCGCATTCCGGCGGAAGGCGAGGCGCGCTCCAACATGCATGTCGGCGGACGGCCCGAGCTGTCTCCGCTCACTGAGCGCGAACTCGAGATTTGCCGCACTATCGGCCCGGCGCTGAAAGAGCGCGGCATGATCTTCGTCGGTATCGACGTCATCGGTGATTACCTCACCGAGATCAACGTCACCTCCCCTACTGGCATTCGCGAGATCAAGCGGTTCGGCGGACCCGACATCGCCGTCCTCATCTGGGACGCTATCGAGAAGCGTCGCGCCGCCTGA
- a CDS encoding MarC family protein, whose translation MPTQTLLVALTTFFATIGPLDLALVFLALTRDSTPVERRRFALRGVLIGGTILLFFAIFGEAVLRLFGITLPALRTAGGILLLLISIDMVFARHSGGTSTTTEEDVEARTRHDISVFPLATPLIAGPGAISAIILLITSAEGDYLKDAMVILALLLILAMTYLALRLAIPIQRLLGVTGLQVVSRIIGVLLTALAIQFIFDGVRSSGLVPGLQ comes from the coding sequence ATGCCGACACAGACGCTGCTCGTTGCGCTTACCACGTTCTTCGCCACCATCGGGCCGCTCGATCTGGCGCTGGTATTCCTGGCGCTTACCCGCGATTCGACGCCTGTCGAACGCCGCCGCTTTGCGCTGCGTGGTGTCCTCATCGGTGGGACGATCCTGCTGTTCTTCGCTATTTTCGGTGAGGCAGTCCTCCGCCTCTTCGGCATCACCTTGCCTGCCCTGCGCACTGCCGGCGGCATCCTGCTGCTATTGATCTCGATCGACATGGTTTTCGCCCGGCACTCGGGTGGCACCTCGACCACCACCGAGGAAGATGTCGAGGCTCGTACCCGTCACGACATCTCGGTCTTCCCTCTCGCTACCCCGCTCATCGCCGGCCCGGGCGCCATTTCGGCGATCATTCTTCTCATCACCAGCGCTGAGGGCGACTATCTCAAGGATGCTATGGTCATCCTGGCTTTGCTGCTGATCCTGGCCATGACCTATCTCGCTCTGCGCCTGGCCATCCCCATCCAGCGCCTGCTCGGCGTCACCGGCCTGCAGGTGGTGTCCCGCATCATCGGCGTTCTGCTCACCGCACTTGCCATCCAGTTCATCTTCGATGGGGTTCGCTCGAGCGGGCTGGTCCCCGGCCTGCAATGA
- a CDS encoding BMP family lipoprotein, with amino-acid sequence MSFLKSLRSASAAVAVAAGLSSVAVPAVTAQEYTKDNPLKVALVVHGTLGDKSFFDSAAAGLEKAAQELPVTLKVIEAGADRGKWQPAFADAADSDYDVIVVGTFDMTGFLSELAPQYPDKKFIIFDDAPDFSTGNFGNVLAITYQTSTGGYLAGYAAAKISQTGKLGEILGAEGPTVVDFAVGFEQGAKAANPNVSVTRAVAGSFVDPAKGKELALAQIAQGVDIVFPIAGGTGIGALQAVRDSGKLAVGVDSDQAAIFAPTDPAQADVIFTSVEKKVGQSLYTALQQTIAGDAPYGNKLLLGLADGAVGISKNAQYEKIVPADVRAEVDAQEAKIKSGEIVVDTVMK; translated from the coding sequence ATGTCCTTCCTCAAATCCCTTCGAAGCGCCTCGGCAGCCGTCGCCGTCGCCGCCGGCCTTTCGTCGGTCGCCGTGCCGGCCGTCACCGCCCAGGAATACACAAAGGATAACCCGCTCAAGGTTGCCCTGGTCGTCCACGGCACCCTGGGCGACAAGAGCTTCTTCGATTCCGCCGCAGCCGGGCTTGAAAAGGCCGCCCAGGAGCTGCCGGTGACCCTCAAGGTCATCGAAGCGGGCGCCGATCGCGGCAAGTGGCAGCCGGCTTTCGCCGATGCCGCCGACAGCGATTACGACGTCATCGTCGTGGGCACGTTCGACATGACCGGCTTCCTTTCGGAACTGGCTCCCCAGTACCCGGACAAGAAGTTCATCATTTTCGATGACGCCCCGGATTTCTCGACCGGCAATTTCGGTAACGTCCTGGCCATCACCTACCAGACCTCGACCGGCGGCTATCTCGCCGGCTACGCGGCCGCCAAGATCTCGCAGACCGGCAAGCTCGGCGAAATCCTCGGCGCCGAAGGCCCGACCGTGGTCGATTTCGCCGTCGGCTTCGAGCAGGGCGCCAAGGCTGCCAACCCGAACGTGTCGGTGACGCGCGCAGTCGCCGGCTCCTTCGTCGACCCGGCCAAGGGCAAGGAACTGGCCCTCGCCCAGATCGCCCAGGGCGTGGACATCGTCTTCCCGATCGCCGGCGGCACCGGCATCGGCGCGCTGCAGGCCGTGCGTGACTCGGGCAAGCTCGCCGTTGGCGTGGACAGCGACCAGGCTGCCATCTTTGCGCCGACCGATCCGGCCCAGGCCGATGTGATCTTCACCTCGGTGGAAAAGAAGGTCGGCCAGTCGCTCTATACAGCGCTCCAGCAGACCATTGCGGGCGACGCCCCCTATGGCAACAAGCTGCTGCTCGGCCTGGCCGACGGCGCCGTGGGCATCTCCAAGAACGCCCAGTACGAAAAGATCGTGCCGGCCGACGTGCGCGCCGAAGTGGACGCACAGGAAGCCAAGATCAAGTCCGGCGAAATCGTCGTCGACACCGTAATGAAGTAA
- a CDS encoding glycoside hydrolase family 25 protein has protein sequence MPFARPGQIARTIALVALLVVVAACARYSGPIKGDNKPHPGVDRARNMPIQGIDIARYQGIIDFNAARAGGTRFVYMKATEGGDYIDPMFYDNWERARASGMAHGAYHFMTWCRTAAEQAAWFIQKVPVDPTALPPVLDLEWNHLSSCKNRPSKADALEKIRVMLAAMEAHTGKVPIIYTDMTFHRDILEGENFDNPFWLRSTAAEPHMRYNQRGWTFWQWTQTGTMPGVRTEVDRNAFYGGEDEWTMFLLTGCDPRGLSVLGPQGRCGSMK, from the coding sequence ATGCCCTTTGCCCGCCCCGGACAAATCGCCAGGACCATCGCCCTTGTCGCCCTCCTGGTCGTCGTCGCCGCCTGCGCCCGCTATTCCGGGCCGATCAAGGGCGACAACAAGCCCCATCCTGGCGTCGACCGTGCACGCAACATGCCCATCCAGGGCATCGACATCGCGCGCTACCAGGGCATCATCGATTTCAACGCCGCACGAGCAGGGGGCACGCGCTTCGTTTATATGAAGGCGACCGAAGGCGGCGACTACATCGACCCGATGTTCTATGACAATTGGGAGCGCGCCAGAGCCTCGGGCATGGCGCATGGCGCCTATCACTTCATGACCTGGTGCCGCACGGCGGCCGAACAGGCTGCCTGGTTCATCCAGAAGGTGCCGGTGGACCCTACCGCCTTGCCGCCAGTGCTCGACCTCGAGTGGAACCACCTTTCGAGCTGCAAGAACCGGCCATCGAAGGCCGATGCGCTTGAGAAGATCCGCGTGATGCTCGCGGCCATGGAAGCCCATACCGGCAAGGTGCCGATCATCTATACGGACATGACCTTCCATCGCGATATCCTAGAAGGCGAGAACTTCGATAATCCGTTCTGGCTGCGCTCGACAGCCGCCGAACCCCATATGCGCTACAACCAGCGCGGCTGGACGTTCTGGCAGTGGACGCAGACCGGCACCATGCCCGGCGTGCGCACGGAAGTGGATCGCAACGCCTTCTATGGCGGGGAAGACGAGTGGACGATGTTCCTTCTTACCGGATGCGATCCGCGCGGCCTTTCCGTGCTCGGACCGCAAGGCCGCTGCGGCTCGATGAAATAG